The following proteins are co-located in the Salvelinus namaycush isolate Seneca chromosome 33, SaNama_1.0, whole genome shotgun sequence genome:
- the LOC120028157 gene encoding tissue factor-like, with product MLKMERLIFTTLCSAFFFTSCVSGEYPKAQNVSWLSINFKTLLMWDPKPSNYSYTVEYSVIGQNRKKNQHCIRTMATECDLSNSLVDLKAIYSADVLSEPLRGVNSDLIEFPHTTSERFTPYEDTLIGRPKFKIEVSKDKRKITLYVEDPLTALFNEQNQQKTIRDVFADELQYKVTFGKATSTGKKTKISASSEIELDRRDVDPGVSYCFNVQAYIPSRSTDKQLGELSQRQCSPGDDKSIFEEYGIGVIATVILLIIMIIVVAIGVTVVCCKRRRNANRSGKEGVPLRSV from the exons ATGTTGAAAATGGAAAGGCTAATTTTTACCACATTGTGTTCTGCATTCTTTTTTACAAGCTGTGTTTCAG GGGAATATCCCAAGGCACAGAACGTTTCTTGGTTGtctatcaacttcaaaacactgcTTATGTGGGATCCTAAACCTTCAAACTATTCATACACCGTTGAATATTCTGT AATCGGTCAGAACAGAAAGAAGAACCAACACTGTATCAGGACTATGGCGACAGAGTGTGACCTGTCCAACTCTCTGGTGGACCTGAAGGCCATATACTCCGCTGACGTCCTCTCAGAACCTCTACGTGGTGTGAACTCTGACCTCATAGAGTTCCCCCACACAACCTCGGAGAGGTTCACCCCCTACGAAGACA CGCTTATAGGCAGACCTAAGTTCAAGATCGAGGTGAGCAAAGACAAGAGGAAGATCACCCTGTATGTAGAAGACCCTCTCACAGCCCTGTTCAACGAGCAGAACCAACAGAAAACCATCCGGGATGTCTTCGCTGATGAGCTGCAGTACAAAGTCACCTTTGGGAAAGCAACAAGCACGGGCAAG AAAACGAAGATCTCTGCAAGCAGTGAGATAGAGTTAGACAGGAGGGATGTAGATCCCGGAGTGAGTTACTGCTTCAACGTGCAGGCCTACATCCCCTCCCGCAGCACAGACAAACAGCTGGGAGAGCTCAGTCAAAGACAGTGCTCACCGGGCGACGATAAGTCCATCTTTGAAG AGTATGGGATCGGTGTGATCGCTACGGTCATCCTACTTATCATTATGATCATAGTAGTGGCTATCGGAGTCACAGTGGTGTGCTGCAAACGCAGAAGGAATGCCAACAGAAGTGGAAAAGAGGGAGTCCCACTAAGAAGTGTGTAA